A section of the Nitrososphaerota archaeon genome encodes:
- a CDS encoding DUF6062 family protein, giving the protein MIKKDALTITILESIKKSDICPLCYLWLKNEERYMDYLLTNEVVMSPEFREKVLVAKGFCNRHMHLLCKTAYRGHTENGLGYALYMQKVIEKIYKDFEILLNNLNKLKNLEGNII; this is encoded by the coding sequence ATGATTAAAAAAGACGCATTAACAATAACAATTCTTGAAAGTATTAAAAAATCGGATATATGCCCATTATGTTATCTTTGGTTAAAAAACGAAGAACGCTATATGGATTATCTTCTTACAAACGAAGTAGTAATGAGTCCTGAATTTAGAGAGAAAGTTTTAGTTGCTAAAGGATTTTGTAATCGTCATATGCATTTATTATGTAAAACTGCTTATAGAGGGCATACTGAAAACGGTTTAGGATATGCTCTTTATATGCAAAAAGTTATTGAAAAAATTTATAAAGATTTTGAAATATTGCTTAATAATTTAAATAAACTTAAGAATTTAGAAGGCAATATTATATAA
- a CDS encoding zinc finger domain-containing protein, translating to MSKIVLPICNWCHKPIIPREKSVNFPCPNCGKIIIWRCGKCRKMGQPYVCPACGFKGP from the coding sequence ATGAGTAAAATAGTTTTACCAATTTGCAATTGGTGTCATAAACCAATTATTCCAAGAGAGAAAAGCGTTAATTTTCCTTGTCCAAATTGTGGAAAAATAATAATTTGGAGATGTGGAAAATGTAGAAAAATGGGTCAACCATACGTATGCCCTGCATGTGGTTTTAAAGGACCATAA
- a CDS encoding class I SAM-dependent methyltransferase family protein, translated as MNNNILALKIFKKDGEKALKLIKEKNLLNSNYKIISNKEYLFIPLKEKIDEDFFKNKLDYYSIILKDFPLKSIKPRSIEEYLLKKYGKDIANLAPKSFEIIGNIAIIELKKEYEKYIKDIAEAIKNVHKNIDTVLLKKSSISGEYRIREYDVLAGSGKTETIHKENGCIFFLDIRKVFFSSKLSTERLRVASQVKNNEIIVDMFAGVGPFSILIAKIRNISHIYAIEINPYAYEYLKKNIEINKVSNKIEAILGDAKEVLKEKENFADRIIMNLPYKAKDFLDIACKIAKPKAYLHYYCICKEGEEEKTIKEFIENIQKFGRKVNILNYKNVLEIAPRKYNFVIDAEILT; from the coding sequence ATGAATAATAACATATTGGCTTTAAAAATTTTTAAAAAAGATGGAGAAAAAGCTTTAAAATTAATAAAAGAAAAAAATTTACTTAATTCAAATTATAAAATCATAAGCAATAAAGAATATTTATTCATTCCGTTAAAAGAAAAAATTGATGAAGATTTTTTTAAAAATAAGCTTGATTATTATTCTATTATTTTAAAAGATTTCCCTTTAAAATCCATTAAACCTAGAAGCATAGAAGAATATTTATTAAAAAAATATGGAAAAGATATTGCAAATTTAGCTCCAAAATCTTTTGAAATTATTGGTAATATAGCTATTATAGAATTAAAAAAGGAATATGAAAAATATATAAAAGATATTGCAGAGGCAATAAAAAATGTTCATAAAAATATTGATACTGTGCTTTTAAAGAAAAGTTCAATTAGTGGAGAATATCGTATTAGAGAATATGATGTTTTAGCTGGGTCTGGAAAAACAGAAACTATTCATAAAGAAAATGGTTGTATTTTCTTTCTTGATATTAGAAAAGTTTTCTTCTCTTCTAAACTTTCAACAGAACGTTTACGTGTAGCATCTCAAGTAAAAAATAATGAAATTATTGTTGATATGTTTGCTGGAGTAGGACCTTTTTCGATACTTATTGCAAAAATTCGTAATATTTCTCATATATATGCAATTGAAATTAATCCTTATGCATATGAATATTTAAAGAAAAATATTGAAATTAATAAAGTAAGCAATAAAATTGAAGCTATATTAGGAGATGCAAAAGAAGTTCTTAAAGAAAAAGAAAATTTTGCAGATAGGATTATTATGAATCTTCCTTATAAAGCTAAAGATTTTTTAGATATAGCATGTAAAATTGCTAAACCTAAAGCATATTTACATTATTATTGTATTTGCAAAGAAGGAGAAGAAGAAAAAACCATTAAAGAATTTATAGAAAATATTCAAAAATTTGGAAGAAAAGTTAATATTCTTAATTATAAAAACGTTTTAGAAATTGCTCCCAGAAAATATAATTTTGTAATAGATGCTGAAATTTTAACTTAA
- a CDS encoding CDC48 family AAA ATPase: MLRNKELRLRVAEARRRDVGYGIARIDREVGASIGLSTGDIIEIQGKKIAAATLWLGYSDEKEKDIIRIDGYIRSNAGVSLNEYVIVRKADVKEAISVTLAPVNTSIKTDENLTRIIKSRLIDYPVIQKNIIPVLFFGNLFTFAVLQTKPSGVVKITPKTNIIIQSRVLQEKALKASVTYEDIGGLKEEIQRIREMIELPLRFPEIFQKLGVEPPKGVLLYGPPGCGKTLLAKAVANESDANFILVNGPEIMSKYYGETEARFREIFKRAEENAPSIIFIDEIDAIAPKRGEVTGEVEKRVVAQLLALMDGLESRGQVIVIGATNRIEAIDPALRRPGRFDREIEIGIPSKNDRKEILQIHTRGMPLSSDVNLDTLAEITKGYTGADLAALCREAAMKCIRRVLPNIDYSEENISPELLESLEVTMKDFLDAYKEITPTAMREVEVEVSNVRWEDIGGLEEVKQKLIEAIEWPLKYPEKFSRMGISPPKGVLLYGPPGCGKTLLAKAVANESDANFILVNGPEIFSKWVGESEKAIREIFRKARMAAPSIVFFDEIEAIAMRKELLGDDSGVSYRVISQLVTEIDGVRKLSDVIVIGATNRPDLIDPAMLRPGRLDWLIYVPPPDEKARLQILKIYTRKMPLSPDVSLEYLAKITEGYTGADLENVCREAALQAMRRDIDSEVVTFNDFENALKTIKPSISSSMIKEYERIKEKIRISEKPSPIIG, translated from the coding sequence ATGTTGAGGAATAAAGAACTTAGATTAAGAGTAGCTGAAGCAAGACGTAGAGATGTTGGTTATGGAATTGCACGTATAGATAGAGAAGTAGGTGCAAGTATAGGTCTTTCAACAGGAGATATTATAGAAATTCAAGGTAAAAAAATTGCAGCTGCAACTTTATGGCTAGGATATTCTGATGAAAAAGAGAAAGATATTATTAGAATAGATGGGTATATAAGAAGTAATGCTGGAGTATCACTAAACGAATATGTTATAGTTAGAAAAGCTGATGTAAAAGAAGCGATTTCAGTAACTTTAGCACCAGTAAATACTTCTATAAAAACTGATGAAAATTTAACAAGAATAATAAAAAGTAGATTAATAGATTATCCAGTAATTCAAAAGAATATTATTCCTGTGCTATTCTTTGGAAATTTATTTACTTTTGCAGTATTACAAACAAAACCTTCAGGAGTAGTTAAAATAACACCTAAAACAAATATTATAATACAAAGTAGAGTTTTGCAAGAAAAAGCTCTTAAAGCAAGTGTAACATATGAGGATATAGGTGGCCTTAAAGAAGAAATTCAAAGAATTAGAGAAATGATAGAACTCCCATTAAGATTTCCGGAAATATTTCAAAAATTAGGTGTAGAACCACCAAAAGGAGTATTATTATATGGCCCTCCAGGATGTGGAAAAACACTTTTAGCAAAAGCAGTTGCAAATGAAAGTGATGCAAACTTTATACTTGTAAATGGTCCAGAGATAATGAGTAAATATTATGGAGAGACTGAAGCAAGATTTAGAGAAATATTTAAGAGAGCTGAAGAAAATGCTCCTAGTATAATCTTTATAGATGAAATAGATGCTATTGCACCAAAAAGAGGGGAAGTAACAGGAGAAGTAGAGAAAAGAGTTGTTGCACAATTGCTTGCTTTAATGGATGGGCTTGAAAGTAGAGGACAAGTTATTGTTATAGGAGCTACGAATAGAATAGAGGCAATAGATCCTGCTCTTAGAAGGCCTGGAAGATTTGATAGAGAAATTGAAATAGGAATACCTAGTAAAAATGATAGAAAAGAAATACTTCAAATACATACTCGAGGAATGCCACTTTCATCTGATGTTAACTTAGATACATTAGCTGAAATTACTAAAGGATATACTGGAGCAGATTTAGCTGCACTTTGTAGAGAAGCTGCTATGAAATGTATTAGAAGAGTTTTGCCAAATATAGATTATTCTGAAGAAAATATTTCACCTGAATTATTAGAAAGTTTGGAAGTAACAATGAAAGATTTCCTTGATGCTTATAAAGAAATAACTCCTACAGCAATGAGAGAAGTTGAAGTAGAAGTATCAAATGTTAGATGGGAAGATATTGGTGGTCTTGAGGAAGTAAAACAAAAATTAATTGAAGCAATAGAATGGCCTTTAAAATATCCTGAGAAGTTTTCTAGAATGGGAATATCTCCACCAAAAGGAGTATTATTATATGGCCCTCCAGGATGTGGAAAAACACTTTTAGCAAAAGCAGTTGCAAATGAAAGTGATGCAAACTTTATACTTGTAAATGGTCCAGAGATATTTAGTAAATGGGTTGGAGAATCTGAAAAAGCAATAAGAGAAATATTTAGAAAAGCAAGAATGGCTGCACCTTCAATAGTATTCTTTGATGAAATAGAAGCAATTGCTATGAGAAAAGAATTGCTTGGTGATGATTCTGGAGTATCTTATAGAGTAATAAGTCAATTAGTAACAGAAATAGATGGTGTTAGAAAACTTTCAGACGTTATTGTTATAGGAGCTACAAATAGACCAGATTTAATAGATCCAGCAATGCTTAGGCCAGGTAGATTGGATTGGCTTATTTATGTTCCTCCGCCAGATGAAAAAGCAAGATTACAAATATTGAAAATATATACAAGGAAAATGCCATTATCTCCTGATGTATCACTTGAATATTTAGCAAAAATCACAGAAGGTTATACAGGAGCAGATTTAGAAAATGTATGTAGGGAAGCTGCTTTACAAGCAATGAGAAGGGATATAGATTCTGAAGTTGTTACTTTTAATGATTTTGAAAATGCATTGAAAACGATTAAGCCAAGCATATCTTCTTCGATGATTAAAGAATATGAAAGAATAAAAGAAAAGATAAGGATAAGTGAGAAACCATCTCCAATAATAGGGTAA
- the fen gene encoding flap endonuclease-1: MGVKIREIIPSEAITIIELENLNGKAIAFDAYNMLYQFLSIIRGQDGKPLMDSKGRITSHLSGLFFRTINFIEKGIKPVFVFDGRPPELKRVTIEEREEIRKEAEALYKEYLEKGELEEARKYAIRSAQLNEEIINSAKKLIELMGNPCIQAPSEGEAQAAYLALKGDVYASASQDMDSLLFGSPRLVRNLSIVGKRRLPGKKAYVEVKPEIIHLDKMLNLLKINRKELIDIGILVGTDYAEGVYGIGPKKALKLIKEYGSIEKVLEIQKASLSIDPSIIRDIFLNPKVTDNYSLEWHEPNYDGIIKFLCDEHDFSIERVQNALDKLKEALLKSKGKTSLDMWIK, encoded by the coding sequence ATGGGTGTAAAAATAAGAGAGATAATTCCCTCAGAAGCAATAACTATTATTGAATTAGAAAATCTTAATGGTAAAGCTATTGCTTTTGATGCATATAATATGCTTTATCAATTTCTTTCCATTATTAGAGGTCAAGATGGAAAACCTTTAATGGATTCAAAAGGAAGAATTACAAGTCATTTAAGTGGATTATTTTTTAGAACAATAAATTTTATTGAAAAAGGAATTAAGCCTGTATTTGTTTTTGATGGTCGACCTCCTGAACTTAAAAGAGTTACAATTGAAGAAAGGGAAGAAATTAGAAAAGAAGCTGAAGCTCTTTATAAAGAATATTTAGAAAAAGGGGAATTGGAAGAAGCAAGGAAATATGCTATAAGATCTGCACAATTAAATGAAGAAATAATAAATAGTGCTAAAAAATTAATTGAATTAATGGGAAATCCATGTATTCAAGCACCTTCTGAAGGTGAAGCTCAAGCTGCTTATCTTGCTTTAAAAGGAGATGTTTATGCTTCTGCTTCTCAAGATATGGATTCTCTTTTATTTGGTTCTCCTAGACTTGTTAGGAATCTTTCAATAGTTGGTAAAAGACGCTTACCAGGAAAGAAAGCATATGTTGAAGTTAAGCCTGAAATAATACATCTTGATAAAATGTTAAATTTATTAAAAATTAATAGAAAAGAACTTATTGATATTGGAATACTTGTTGGAACAGATTATGCAGAAGGAGTATATGGAATTGGACCAAAAAAAGCTTTAAAATTAATAAAAGAATATGGTTCTATAGAGAAAGTTTTAGAAATTCAAAAAGCTTCTTTATCAATCGATCCATCTATTATTAGAGATATTTTCTTAAATCCAAAAGTTACAGATAATTATTCTTTAGAATGGCATGAGCCAAATTATGATGGAATAATAAAATTTCTATGTGATGAACATGATTTCTCTATTGAAAGAGTACAAAATGCATTGGATAAATTAAAAGAAGCATTATTAAAAAGTAAAGGAAAAACAAGTTTAGATATGTGGATCAAGTAG
- a CDS encoding elongation factor 1-beta produces MAKVLATYRIFPNSDEVDLKKLLNSINEKLPENFKIYAYKEEPIAFGLKALIIQILMPDEAGYSRKIEEFLEGFEGISEVTVINVQRFRE; encoded by the coding sequence ATGGCAAAAGTATTAGCAACTTATAGGATTTTTCCAAATAGTGATGAAGTAGATTTAAAAAAATTATTAAATTCAATAAATGAAAAATTACCAGAAAATTTTAAAATTTATGCATATAAAGAGGAGCCAATAGCTTTTGGATTAAAAGCATTAATAATACAAATTTTAATGCCTGATGAAGCTGGATATTCAAGAAAAATTGAAGAATTTTTAGAGGGATTTGAAGGTATTTCTGAAGTAACTGTTATAAATGTGCAAAGGTTTCGTGAATAA